From Mytilus galloprovincialis chromosome 9, xbMytGall1.hap1.1, whole genome shotgun sequence, the proteins below share one genomic window:
- the LOC143045556 gene encoding uncharacterized protein LOC143045556: MSLRTLLRENSHFLVQYHIDDTLQVRTRGFIKHIGEIEIGACYDVKHGIRASEIAKATILGTGSEEMMDALLEDKEDEMSDPPPPMTLTEDDVAPAIDVPTQDDTQAENLPPVQPAKRQKTSNTTKKLVTKKKATVIRRSQQPLPTNPVDQDDQVEQDIATPTYTTLTPTTSQPVNTPSLNPFLSTFSQPDHQTTVSSVPVSSSNPFSNQSPTNQLLPLINPFLDTSHTSTNPFLNTSQSTYENSLFNSPTTNPFLSTHQPFLPSSQANHSQSAVTPIQPINSPSHLPDIFRFPEPTTPTTPFPDIHDRLTPVNRRPLTDRKFDGVYQRLATLEKNQTEIKNNQQAIMSMLSTAIHLLQGQGSNSTPPSTLY; the protein is encoded by the exons ATGTCGTTACGTACTTTACTGAGAGAGAACAGCCACTTCCTTGTGCAGTATCATATAGATGACACACTACAAGTTCGCACTAGAGGATTCATCAAGCATATTGGAGAG aTTGAGATTGGTGCATGTTACGACGTAAAGCATGGCATCCGTGCATCAGAAATAGCAAAGGCCACCATCCTGGGTACAGGCTCAGAAGAGATGATGGATGCACTATTAGAAGATAAAGAAGACGAGATGAGTGACCCACCTCCACCAATGACCCTAACTGAAGATGACGTGGCACCTGCTATAGATGTTCCAACACAAGATGATACTCAAGCGGAAAATCTACCTCCAGTACAACCAGCAAAAAGACAGAAAACATCAAACACAACCAAGAAACTTGTTACCAAG AAAAAGGCAACAGTCATCAGAAGAAGTCAACAACCTTTGCCTACAAACCCAGTTGACCAAGACGACCAGGTTGAGCAAGATATTGCCACTCCTACCTATACAACTTTAACCCCAACAACTAGTCAACCAGTAAACACACCTTCGTTGAATCCTTTCTTGTCAACTTTCAGTCAACCAGACCATCAAACTACTGTGTCATCTGTTCCAGTTTCCTCTTCAAATCCCTTCAGCAACCAGTCACCTACCAATCAACTACTTCCGCTAATCAACCCATTTCTAGACACTAGCCATACAAGTACCAACCCATTTCTAAATACCAGCCAGTCAACATATGAAAATAGCTTATTCAATTCACCAACAACGAATCCATTTCTATCTACCCACCAGCCGTTTCTACCTTCAAGTCAAGCCAACCACAGCCAGTCAGCTGTTACACCAATCCAGCCAATAAACAGTCCCTCACATCTACCCGACATATTTAGATTTCCTGAACCAACAACACCAACAACACCATTTCCAGATATACATGACAGACTCACACCAGTAAACAGAAGACCATTGACAGACAGGAAGTTTGACGGGGTTTACCAACGTCTTGCAACACtagaaaaaaaccaaacagaaaTCAAGAACAACCAGCAAGCAATAATGTCAATGTTATCGACAGCAATTCATCTACTGCAAGGCCAAGGTAGCAACTCAACTCCACCCTCTACTCTGTATTAA
- the LOC143045557 gene encoding methyltransferase-like 26 isoform X1 — MLLTLFKQLLNNKMFHVPAAERNKEPILKVLQKYIPQGFKGRALEIASGAGVHVAHFAQFYPNITWQPTEYDQRNLGSISAYTAHTGVKNVHPPLHVDITTPPEDLKIDTISPGNVDIINNINMIHISPWDTAIGLFRTAKYFLRPAGYLFLYGPFAIQGTITPESNEQFDSSLRARDSQWGLRDIDDVKKLAEENGFKLLEMIDMPANNKTVIFQKNS, encoded by the exons ATGTTATTGACACTATTTAAACAG cttttaaacaataaaatgtttCATGTGCCAGCAGCTGAGAGAAACAAGGAACCAATTCTTAAAGTCCTACAGAAATACATTCCTCAAGGTTTCAAAGGTAGAGCCTTAGAGATTGCCTCAGGTGCAGGAGTTCATGTTGCACATTTTGCTCAGTTCTACCCAAATATTACATGGCAACCAACTGAATATGACCAAAGAAATTTGGGAAG tatatCAGCATATACTGCACATACTGGTGTGAAAAATGTACATCCACCTCTACATGTCGACATTACAACACCTCCAGAAGATCTAAAAATAGACACAATAAGTCCAGGAAATGTAGATATTATAAACAATATCAATATGATCCATATATCTCCATGGGATACAGCTATA GGTTTGTTTAGAACAGCAAAGTATTTTTTGCGGCCTGCTGGATATTTATTCCTGTACGGA cCATTTGCCATACAAGGCACAATTACTCCTGAAAGCAATGAGCAGTTTGATTCTTCTCTAAGAGCAAG agaCAGTCAGTGGGGACTTAGAGATATTGATGATGTGAAGAAATTAGCAGAAGAAAATGGATTTAAACTTTTAGAAATG ATTGACATGCCAGCAAATAACAAAACAGTGATATTCCAGAAAAACAGTTGA
- the LOC143045557 gene encoding methyltransferase-like 26 isoform X2: MLLNNKMFHVPAAERNKEPILKVLQKYIPQGFKGRALEIASGAGVHVAHFAQFYPNITWQPTEYDQRNLGSISAYTAHTGVKNVHPPLHVDITTPPEDLKIDTISPGNVDIINNINMIHISPWDTAIGLFRTAKYFLRPAGYLFLYGPFAIQGTITPESNEQFDSSLRARDSQWGLRDIDDVKKLAEENGFKLLEMIDMPANNKTVIFQKNS; encoded by the exons ATG cttttaaacaataaaatgtttCATGTGCCAGCAGCTGAGAGAAACAAGGAACCAATTCTTAAAGTCCTACAGAAATACATTCCTCAAGGTTTCAAAGGTAGAGCCTTAGAGATTGCCTCAGGTGCAGGAGTTCATGTTGCACATTTTGCTCAGTTCTACCCAAATATTACATGGCAACCAACTGAATATGACCAAAGAAATTTGGGAAG tatatCAGCATATACTGCACATACTGGTGTGAAAAATGTACATCCACCTCTACATGTCGACATTACAACACCTCCAGAAGATCTAAAAATAGACACAATAAGTCCAGGAAATGTAGATATTATAAACAATATCAATATGATCCATATATCTCCATGGGATACAGCTATA GGTTTGTTTAGAACAGCAAAGTATTTTTTGCGGCCTGCTGGATATTTATTCCTGTACGGA cCATTTGCCATACAAGGCACAATTACTCCTGAAAGCAATGAGCAGTTTGATTCTTCTCTAAGAGCAAG agaCAGTCAGTGGGGACTTAGAGATATTGATGATGTGAAGAAATTAGCAGAAGAAAATGGATTTAAACTTTTAGAAATG ATTGACATGCCAGCAAATAACAAAACAGTGATATTCCAGAAAAACAGTTGA
- the LOC143045557 gene encoding methyltransferase-like 26 isoform X3: MFHVPAAERNKEPILKVLQKYIPQGFKGRALEIASGAGVHVAHFAQFYPNITWQPTEYDQRNLGSISAYTAHTGVKNVHPPLHVDITTPPEDLKIDTISPGNVDIINNINMIHISPWDTAIGLFRTAKYFLRPAGYLFLYGPFAIQGTITPESNEQFDSSLRARDSQWGLRDIDDVKKLAEENGFKLLEMIDMPANNKTVIFQKNS; this comes from the exons atgtttCATGTGCCAGCAGCTGAGAGAAACAAGGAACCAATTCTTAAAGTCCTACAGAAATACATTCCTCAAGGTTTCAAAGGTAGAGCCTTAGAGATTGCCTCAGGTGCAGGAGTTCATGTTGCACATTTTGCTCAGTTCTACCCAAATATTACATGGCAACCAACTGAATATGACCAAAGAAATTTGGGAAG tatatCAGCATATACTGCACATACTGGTGTGAAAAATGTACATCCACCTCTACATGTCGACATTACAACACCTCCAGAAGATCTAAAAATAGACACAATAAGTCCAGGAAATGTAGATATTATAAACAATATCAATATGATCCATATATCTCCATGGGATACAGCTATA GGTTTGTTTAGAACAGCAAAGTATTTTTTGCGGCCTGCTGGATATTTATTCCTGTACGGA cCATTTGCCATACAAGGCACAATTACTCCTGAAAGCAATGAGCAGTTTGATTCTTCTCTAAGAGCAAG agaCAGTCAGTGGGGACTTAGAGATATTGATGATGTGAAGAAATTAGCAGAAGAAAATGGATTTAAACTTTTAGAAATG ATTGACATGCCAGCAAATAACAAAACAGTGATATTCCAGAAAAACAGTTGA